One region of Glutamicibacter sp. B1 genomic DNA includes:
- a CDS encoding VOC family protein gives MQNDNEMVHGVTGKYTTAGVPQGVTSLTPFLAVPNAAQALKFYKDVYGARIIDATEMGGMVVHAEIDFGEGHLQIGEPSPDYGLVPPPQAPNACYSLGLYCADVNVVLAKAIEAGATVREPATNFVSGDRFASIIDPFGIRWTIMSRVEDLSEEESAQRVAAWAAQQSESASN, from the coding sequence ATGCAAAATGATAACGAAATGGTGCATGGTGTCACCGGAAAGTACACCACCGCTGGCGTTCCACAGGGAGTAACTTCTTTGACTCCTTTTCTTGCGGTACCAAATGCTGCGCAAGCATTGAAATTCTACAAAGACGTGTATGGCGCACGAATCATTGATGCCACAGAAATGGGTGGGATGGTCGTTCATGCAGAGATTGATTTCGGTGAAGGGCACCTGCAAATTGGGGAGCCGAGCCCCGACTACGGGTTGGTGCCACCACCGCAGGCGCCGAACGCTTGCTACTCGCTGGGGCTGTACTGTGCCGATGTGAACGTGGTCTTGGCCAAAGCAATCGAGGCCGGGGCGACGGTGAGGGAACCGGCGACGAATTTTGTTTCAGGAGACAGATTCGCCTCGATCATTGATCCGTTTGGAATCAGATGGACGATCATGAGCAGGGTTGAAGACCTGAGCGAAGAAGAAAGCGCGCAACGGGTGGCGGCCTGGGCTGCCCAGCAGTCCGAGTCCGCATCGAATTGA
- a CDS encoding AraC family transcriptional regulator has product MTDIRDGRGVLYPSRLPEFQRILPPEYLQQYVNWYWISRWDIAPGKVSRQHLLPFPLMNLVVQPEGVTISGPSSGSSHRNLRGTGWAVAALLRPAAAPLFASHAGSSPQLLLNQEVSLDAVDLHRRLKEEHLITDGRQLNERCAHQFSLWLEERLPPITRLANVANEFLDYVSSNSAALRVDQVAKHLHLTVRSLQRLSLKYLGLSPLAVIRRYRLQEAALQLREHPQASLAELASELGYTDQAHLSTDFKKVLGYSPGNYRSR; this is encoded by the coding sequence ATGACCGATATCCGTGACGGTCGAGGCGTTCTCTACCCTTCAAGGCTCCCGGAATTCCAACGCATTTTGCCGCCGGAGTACTTACAACAGTACGTAAATTGGTATTGGATTTCGCGCTGGGATATTGCGCCAGGCAAAGTTTCGCGCCAGCACCTTTTGCCGTTCCCGCTAATGAATCTGGTTGTGCAACCAGAAGGTGTGACCATCTCCGGACCAAGTAGTGGATCCTCGCATAGGAACCTACGTGGTACCGGCTGGGCAGTCGCAGCCCTGCTTCGCCCAGCAGCAGCACCCTTGTTTGCTTCCCATGCCGGCAGTAGTCCGCAATTGCTTTTGAATCAAGAAGTTTCACTGGACGCAGTAGACCTCCACCGTCGTCTCAAGGAAGAACATCTGATCACTGATGGGCGACAGCTCAACGAGCGGTGCGCTCATCAATTCTCTTTATGGCTTGAGGAACGTCTCCCGCCCATCACACGGTTAGCGAACGTAGCCAACGAATTCTTAGATTATGTATCCAGTAATAGCGCAGCGCTTCGGGTCGACCAGGTGGCAAAACACTTGCATCTGACGGTACGTAGCTTGCAACGGTTGTCCCTAAAATATTTGGGACTCTCTCCCCTGGCTGTGATCCGACGCTACCGCCTGCAGGAGGCGGCACTACAGCTACGTGAACATCCACAAGCTTCACTGGCCGAGCTTGCTTCGGAGCTTGGCTACACAGATCAGGCGCACTTGTCTACAGACTTCAAGAAAGTTCTCGGCTACTCCCCCGGCAATTACCGAAGCCGCTAG
- the rpsQ gene encoding 30S ribosomal protein S17 translates to MSEKENGVDNATERNYRKTLRGYVVSDKMQKTIVVDVEDRVKHALYGKVMRRNKNVKAHDENNEAGIGDLVVIAETRPLSADKRWRLVEIVEKAK, encoded by the coding sequence ATGAGCGAGAAGGAGAACGGTGTGGATAACGCTACCGAGCGTAACTACCGCAAGACCCTCCGTGGTTACGTGGTATCCGACAAGATGCAGAAGACCATCGTCGTTGACGTTGAGGACCGTGTAAAGCACGCTCTCTACGGCAAGGTTATGCGTCGCAACAAGAACGTCAAGGCTCACGATGAGAACAACGAAGCCGGCATCGGCGACTTGGTTGTTATCGCTGAGACCCGCCCGCTGTCTGCTGACAAGCGCTGGCGTCTCGTTGAGATCGTAGAGAAGGCTAAGTAA
- the rpmC gene encoding 50S ribosomal protein L29 — protein MSIGSKDLSIESLDGFDTARLNEELKKAKAELFNLRFQSATGQLESNANLKAIKRDIARIYTVLRERELGIRQDVVVPVEETKKESK, from the coding sequence ATGTCTATCGGTTCTAAGGACCTTAGCATTGAGTCCCTGGACGGCTTCGATACCGCTCGTTTGAACGAGGAATTGAAGAAGGCCAAGGCAGAACTGTTCAACCTGCGTTTCCAGTCGGCTACCGGCCAGCTGGAGAGCAACGCGAACCTGAAGGCAATCAAGCGCGATATCGCCCGCATCTACACTGTGCTGCGCGAGCGCGAGCTGGGCATTCGTCAGGATGTCGTCGTTCCGGTTGAAGAAACCAAGAAGGAATCCAAGTAA
- the rplP gene encoding 50S ribosomal protein L16 — MLIPRRVKFRKQHHPKRSGAAKGGTTVAFGEFGIQALTPAYVTNRQIEAARIAMTRYIKRGGKVWINIYPDRPLTKKPAETRMGSGKGSPEWWVANVKPGRVMFELGGVSEEVAKEALRLAIHKLPMKARIVRREGGE, encoded by the coding sequence ATGCTTATCCCACGTCGAGTTAAGTTCCGTAAGCAGCACCACCCAAAGCGTTCGGGTGCTGCCAAGGGCGGAACCACCGTTGCATTCGGTGAGTTCGGTATTCAGGCGTTGACCCCGGCTTACGTGACTAACCGTCAGATCGAAGCCGCTCGTATCGCTATGACCCGTTACATCAAGCGTGGCGGTAAGGTGTGGATCAACATCTACCCAGACCGTCCGCTGACCAAGAAGCCTGCTGAAACCCGTATGGGTTCCGGTAAGGGTTCACCTGAATGGTGGGTCGCCAACGTCAAGCCAGGACGAGTCATGTTTGAACTCGGTGGCGTCAGTGAAGAGGTAGCTAAAGAGGCATTGCGTCTTGCAATCCACAAGCTGCCAATGAAGGCACGCATCGTGCGTCGTGAAGGTGGTGAATAG
- the rpsC gene encoding 30S ribosomal protein S3, with the protein MGQKVNPNGFRLGITTDHVSHWFADSSKPGQRYADYVKEDVQIRALLSKGMDRAGIARVEIERTRDRVRVDIHTARPGIVIGRRGAEADRIRGELEKLTKKQVQLNILEVKNPDMEAQLVAQGIAEQLASRVAFRRAMKKAMQSAMRAGAKGIRVQCSGRLGGAEMSRKEFYREGRVPLHTLRANIDFGKFEAKTTFGRIGVKVWIYKGDVTAKELAAQQAAAAPARGGRGGNDRPRGGERRRRNDRNKGAAAPAAEGGEA; encoded by the coding sequence ATGGGACAGAAGGTAAATCCGAACGGTTTCCGTCTCGGCATCACCACTGACCACGTCTCGCACTGGTTCGCTGATTCCAGCAAGCCAGGTCAGCGTTACGCGGATTACGTAAAAGAAGACGTACAGATCCGTGCACTGCTCTCCAAGGGCATGGACCGCGCAGGCATCGCCCGCGTAGAGATCGAACGTACCCGTGACCGCGTACGTGTGGACATCCACACTGCACGTCCAGGTATCGTTATCGGTCGCCGTGGTGCAGAAGCCGACCGCATTCGTGGCGAGCTGGAAAAGCTCACCAAGAAGCAGGTTCAGCTGAACATCCTCGAGGTCAAGAACCCTGACATGGAGGCCCAGTTGGTCGCCCAGGGCATCGCCGAGCAGCTTGCTTCCCGCGTGGCTTTCCGCCGTGCGATGAAGAAGGCAATGCAGTCGGCAATGCGCGCAGGTGCCAAGGGCATCCGCGTTCAGTGCTCCGGTCGTCTTGGCGGTGCAGAAATGTCCCGCAAGGAGTTCTACCGCGAAGGTCGTGTGCCACTGCACACCCTGCGCGCGAACATCGACTTCGGCAAGTTCGAAGCCAAGACCACCTTCGGCCGTATCGGTGTGAAGGTTTGGATCTACAAGGGTGACGTCACCGCCAAGGAACTGGCTGCACAGCAGGCTGCTGCTGCTCCAGCTCGTGGCGGCCGCGGCGGCAACGATCGTCCACGTGGTGGCGAGCGTCGTCGTCGTAACGACCGTAACAAGGGCGCTGCAGCTCCGGCTGCGGAAGGAGGAGAGGCTTAA
- the rplV gene encoding 50S ribosomal protein L22 encodes MEAKAIARHIRVTPMKARRVVNLVRGLQTNEALAILKFAPQAASEPVYKVVASAVANARAAADRAGEAFNEDELIISEAFVDEGPTMKRFQPRAQGRAFQIKKRTSHVTVVVSTQKGGEN; translated from the coding sequence ATGGAAGCCAAGGCAATTGCGCGTCACATCCGCGTAACGCCTATGAAGGCCCGGCGCGTCGTCAACCTTGTTCGTGGTCTGCAGACCAACGAGGCACTGGCCATCTTGAAGTTTGCCCCACAGGCAGCTTCGGAGCCGGTATACAAGGTTGTCGCATCGGCAGTGGCTAACGCCCGTGCCGCCGCGGACCGCGCAGGTGAAGCATTCAATGAGGACGAGCTGATTATCAGCGAAGCGTTTGTTGATGAAGGTCCGACCATGAAGCGGTTCCAGCCGCGTGCACAGGGTCGCGCATTCCAGATCAAGAAGCGCACCAGCCACGTGACTGTGGTTGTTTCAACCCAGAAGGGTGGGGAGAACTAA
- the rpsS gene encoding 30S ribosomal protein S19 — protein MPRSLKKGPFVDQHLFLKVVAENEKGTKNVIKTWSRRSMIIPDMLGHTIAVHDGRKHIPVFVTESMVGHKLGEFAPTRTFRGHVKDDKKGKRR, from the coding sequence ATGCCACGCAGCCTGAAGAAAGGCCCCTTCGTCGATCAGCACCTGTTCCTGAAGGTCGTTGCTGAAAACGAAAAGGGCACCAAGAACGTCATCAAGACGTGGTCCCGCCGTTCGATGATCATCCCGGACATGCTGGGACACACCATCGCCGTACACGACGGTCGCAAGCACATTCCTGTGTTCGTTACCGAATCGATGGTTGGACACAAGCTCGGAGAGTTTGCCCCAACCCGTACGTTCCGTGGCCACGTAAAGGACGACAAGAAGGGCAAGCGCCGCTAG
- the rplB gene encoding 50S ribosomal protein L2 produces the protein MGIRKYKPTTPGLRGSSVADFAEITRSTPEKSLVRPLTKTGGRNNSGKITTRHKGGGHKRAYRVVDFRRHDKDGVPAKVAHIEYDPNRTARIALLHYVDGTKRYIIAPNNLKQGDQIEAGANADIKPGNNLPLRNIPVGTVIHAVELRPGGGAKMARSAGASIQLVAREGRFAQLRLPSGEIRNVDVRCRATIGEVGNAEQININWGKAGRMRWKGVRPTVRGVVMNPVDHPHGGGEGKTSGGRHPVNPNGKREGRTRRPNKESDKLIVRRRKTGKNKR, from the coding sequence ATGGGAATTCGTAAGTACAAGCCGACTACCCCGGGCCTTCGCGGCTCGTCGGTAGCCGACTTCGCAGAAATCACCCGATCGACTCCGGAAAAGTCGCTGGTTCGTCCACTCACCAAGACTGGCGGCCGTAACAACTCCGGTAAGATCACCACCCGACACAAGGGTGGCGGACACAAGCGCGCTTACCGTGTTGTCGACTTCCGTCGTCACGATAAGGACGGCGTTCCGGCAAAGGTCGCTCACATTGAGTACGACCCAAACCGTACCGCTCGTATCGCTCTGCTCCACTACGTGGACGGCACCAAGCGCTACATCATCGCACCGAACAACCTCAAGCAGGGTGACCAGATTGAGGCCGGCGCAAACGCTGACATCAAGCCAGGTAACAACCTGCCACTGCGTAACATCCCGGTTGGTACCGTGATCCACGCTGTGGAGCTTCGCCCAGGTGGCGGCGCTAAGATGGCTCGTTCCGCAGGTGCTTCGATCCAGCTGGTAGCCCGTGAGGGTCGCTTCGCTCAGCTGCGTTTGCCTTCGGGCGAAATCCGCAACGTTGATGTGCGCTGCCGCGCAACCATCGGCGAAGTTGGTAACGCTGAGCAGATCAACATCAACTGGGGTAAGGCCGGCCGTATGCGCTGGAAGGGCGTTCGCCCAACCGTTCGTGGCGTTGTCATGAACCCAGTTGACCACCCACACGGTGGTGGTGAAGGTAAGACCTCCGGTGGTCGTCACCCGGTCAACCCTAACGGTAAGCGTGAAGGACGCACCCGTCGTCCGAACAAGGAAAGCGACAAGCTCATTGTGCGTCGTCGCAAGACCGGCAAGAACAAGCGATAG
- the rplW gene encoding 50S ribosomal protein L23 yields the protein MSINSKAPHDVVIAPVVSEKSYGLIDQGQYTFEVAPSSNKTEIKYAVEAIFNVKVDSVNTINRAGKRKRTRFGWGARKNTKRAIITLKEGSIDIFGGPLS from the coding sequence GTGAGCATCAACTCCAAGGCTCCACACGACGTGGTCATCGCACCAGTCGTATCGGAAAAGAGCTACGGTCTGATCGACCAAGGTCAGTACACCTTCGAGGTGGCACCAAGCTCCAACAAGACGGAAATCAAGTACGCCGTTGAAGCTATCTTCAACGTCAAGGTTGACTCCGTAAACACCATCAACCGAGCCGGTAAGCGCAAGCGCACCCGCTTCGGGTGGGGTGCACGCAAGAACACCAAGCGTGCCATCATCACCCTGAAGGAAGGCTCGATTGACATCTTCGGCGGTCCGCTTTCCTAA
- the rplD gene encoding 50S ribosomal protein L4 produces the protein MTKALNVELPAAIFDVQTNVPLLHQVVVAQLAAARQGTHKTKDRSEVSGAGRKPFKQKGTGRARQGSIRAPHMTGGGIVHGPTPRDYAQRTPKKMKAAALRGALSDRARFGRVHVIENLVAGETPSTKEALATLRSLTERKNLLVVIERANDVAALSVRNLDAVHVLYVDQLNTYDVLVSDDVVFTKAAFDALVQKEEAK, from the coding sequence ATGACTAAGGCACTTAACGTCGAACTGCCTGCAGCAATCTTCGACGTACAGACCAACGTCCCGCTGCTGCACCAGGTTGTCGTTGCACAGCTTGCTGCTGCCCGCCAGGGTACCCACAAGACCAAGGACCGCTCCGAGGTTTCGGGTGCAGGTCGCAAGCCGTTCAAGCAGAAGGGTACCGGCCGCGCTCGTCAGGGTTCGATCCGTGCTCCTCACATGACCGGCGGTGGCATTGTCCACGGTCCAACCCCACGTGATTACGCACAGCGTACCCCGAAGAAGATGAAGGCTGCTGCACTGCGCGGCGCTTTGTCTGATCGTGCACGCTTCGGTCGCGTCCACGTGATTGAGAACTTGGTTGCAGGGGAAACCCCATCGACCAAGGAAGCTCTGGCTACCTTGCGTTCGCTCACCGAGCGCAAGAACCTGCTTGTCGTCATCGAGCGCGCCAACGATGTTGCAGCCCTTTCGGTTCGCAACCTCGACGCTGTGCACGTTCTGTACGTCGACCAGCTGAACACCTACGATGTTCTGGTTTCGGATGACGTAGTCTTCACCAAGGCTGCCTTCGATGCCCTGGTCCAGAAGGAGGAAGCCAAGTGA
- the rplC gene encoding 50S ribosomal protein L3 produces MTATRNFKGLLGTKLGMTQVWDSNNNLIPVTVVQADSNVVTKLINEERDGYTAVQIGYGQIDPRKVTKPLAGHFEAAGVTPRRHLVELRTADAAEYTPGQELSVELFEAGQKVDVVGTSKGKGFAGTMKRHNFSGVGASHGAHKNHRKPGSIGGASTPGRVFRGQKMAGRMGAERVTTQNLTIHAIDVEKNLLLIKGAVPGARGRVVLVRNAVKGA; encoded by the coding sequence ATGACCGCAACCCGTAATTTCAAGGGCCTGTTGGGCACGAAGCTCGGCATGACCCAGGTTTGGGATTCGAACAACAACCTGATCCCTGTCACCGTCGTGCAGGCTGATAGCAACGTTGTCACCAAGCTCATCAACGAAGAGCGCGATGGCTACACCGCAGTTCAGATCGGCTACGGCCAGATCGATCCTCGCAAGGTCACCAAGCCACTGGCTGGTCACTTCGAGGCTGCAGGCGTCACCCCACGTCGTCACTTGGTAGAACTGCGCACCGCAGACGCTGCTGAGTACACCCCGGGCCAGGAACTTTCCGTGGAGCTCTTCGAAGCCGGCCAGAAGGTCGACGTCGTTGGCACCTCCAAGGGTAAGGGCTTCGCCGGTACCATGAAGCGCCACAACTTCTCTGGTGTTGGCGCATCGCACGGTGCTCACAAGAACCACCGTAAGCCAGGTTCCATCGGCGGCGCATCGACCCCAGGTCGCGTTTTCCGTGGACAGAAGATGGCTGGTCGTATGGGTGCTGAGCGTGTAACCACTCAGAACCTGACCATTCACGCTATCGACGTTGAGAAGAACCTCCTGCTGATCAAGGGTGCCGTTCCAGGTGCCCGCGGCCGCGTCGTTCTCGTACGCAACGCCGTGAAGGGAGCATAA
- the rpsJ gene encoding 30S ribosomal protein S10, with product MAGQKIRIRLKSYDHEVIDVSARKIVETVTRAGATVVGPVPLPTEKNVYCVIRSPHKYKDSREHFEMRTHKRLIDIVDPTPKAVDSLMRLDLPADVNIEIKL from the coding sequence ATGGCGGGACAGAAAATCCGCATCCGGCTGAAGTCGTATGACCACGAGGTCATTGACGTTTCGGCCCGGAAGATCGTTGAGACGGTCACGCGCGCAGGCGCAACCGTAGTCGGCCCAGTGCCGCTGCCAACGGAGAAGAACGTGTACTGCGTTATCCGTTCGCCACACAAGTACAAGGACAGCCGCGAGCACTTCGAAATGCGCACGCACAAGCGTCTGATCGACATTGTTGATCCGACCCCGAAGGCCGTTGATTCGCTGATGCGTCTCGACCTGCCAGCGGATGTCAACATCGAAATCAAGCTTTAA
- the tuf gene encoding elongation factor Tu, translated as MAKAKFERNKPHVNIGTIGHVDHGKTTLTAAISKVLADKYPDLNEKRDFANIDSAPEERQRGITINISHIEYQTEKRHYAHVDAPGHADYVKNMITGAAQMDGAILVVAATDGPMAQTREHVLLARQVGVPTLMVALNKSDMVDDEELLELVEMEVRELLSSQGFDGDDAPVIRVSGLKALEGDAKWVAAVEELMDAADSFIPDPVRDRDKPFLMPIEDVFTITGRGTVVTGRAERGTLAINSEVEIVGIRPIQKTTVTGIEMFHKQLDEAWAGENCGLLLRGLKRDDVERGQVVVAPGSITPHTNFEANVYILSKDEGGRHNPFYSNYRPQFYFRTTDVTGVITLPEGTEMVMPGDNTEMSVELIQPIAMEEGLGFAIREGGRTVGSGKVTSITK; from the coding sequence GTGGCAAAGGCAAAGTTCGAGCGCAACAAGCCGCACGTCAACATTGGTACCATCGGTCACGTTGACCACGGTAAGACCACTCTGACCGCAGCTATCTCCAAGGTTCTGGCTGACAAGTACCCAGACCTGAACGAAAAGCGCGACTTCGCTAACATCGACTCGGCTCCAGAAGAGCGCCAGCGCGGTATTACCATCAATATCTCGCACATCGAGTACCAGACTGAAAAGCGTCACTACGCACACGTTGACGCTCCAGGCCACGCTGACTATGTCAAGAACATGATCACCGGTGCTGCTCAGATGGACGGCGCAATCCTCGTGGTTGCTGCTACCGATGGTCCAATGGCTCAGACCCGCGAGCACGTTCTGCTGGCCCGCCAGGTTGGTGTTCCTACCCTGATGGTCGCACTGAACAAGTCCGACATGGTTGACGACGAAGAGCTGCTCGAGCTCGTGGAGATGGAAGTTCGCGAACTTCTGTCCTCCCAGGGCTTCGATGGCGACGACGCACCAGTGATCCGCGTTTCGGGCCTGAAGGCTCTGGAAGGCGACGCAAAGTGGGTTGCAGCTGTTGAGGAACTGATGGACGCTGCTGACAGCTTCATCCCAGATCCAGTTCGTGACCGTGACAAGCCATTCTTGATGCCAATCGAGGACGTCTTCACCATCACCGGTCGCGGTACCGTTGTTACCGGTCGCGCCGAGCGTGGCACCCTTGCCATCAACTCGGAAGTTGAGATTGTTGGTATCCGCCCAATCCAGAAGACCACCGTTACCGGTATCGAGATGTTCCACAAGCAGCTCGACGAAGCATGGGCAGGCGAGAACTGTGGTCTGCTGCTTCGCGGTCTGAAGCGCGACGACGTTGAGCGTGGCCAGGTTGTTGTAGCCCCAGGCTCCATCACCCCACACACCAACTTCGAAGCTAACGTCTACATCCTGTCGAAGGACGAAGGCGGACGTCACAACCCGTTCTACTCGAACTACCGTCCGCAGTTCTACTTCCGCACCACCGACGTTACCGGCGTTATCACCCTCCCAGAGGGCACCGAAATGGTTATGCCAGGCGACAACACCGAAATGTCGGTTGAGCTGATCCAGCCAATCGCTATGGAAGAGGGCCTCGGCTTCGCAATTCGCGAAGGCGGCCGCACCGTTGGTTCGGGCAAGGTCACCTCGATCACCAAGTAG
- the fusA gene encoding elongation factor G — MAQDVLTDLNKVRNIGIMAHIDAGKTTTTERILFYTGVNHKLGETHDGASTTDWMEQEKERGITITSAAVTCFWNKNQINIIDTPGHVDFTVEVERSLRVLDGAVAVFDGKEGVEPQSETVWRQADKYNVPRICFVNKMDKLGADFYFTVDTIIKRLGAKPLVMQLPIGSESEFTGVVDLLSMKAFVWEGDAKGDVTMGAAYETREIPADLVERAEEYRAKLVEDVAEASEELMEKYLEGEELSIEELKAGIRKLTVNSEAYPVFCGSAFKNRGVQPMLDAVIDFLPSPLDVGAMVGHDPKNEEIELTREPSEDAPFSALAFKIAAHPFFGQLNFIRVYSGKVESGAQLLNSTKQKKERVGKLFQMHSNKENPVDEIHAGHIYAVIGLKDTTTGDTLCDPANPIVLESMTFPDPVIFVAIEPKTKGDQEKLSTAIQKLSAEDPTFTVSLNEDTGQTEIGGMGELHLDILVDRMKREFRVEANVGKPQVAYRETIKKAVEKVDFTHKKQTGGSGQFAKVQVSFEPLEVVDGVTYEFKNAVTGGRVPREYIPSVDAGIQEAMQYGILAGYPLVGVKATLIDGAYHDVDSSEMAFKIAGSQVFKEGARRANPVLLEPLMSVEVRTPEEYMGDVIGDLNSRRGSITEMSDAAGVKVIKAGVPLSEMFGYIGDLRSKTQGRAVYSMTFDSYSEVPKAVADEIVQKSRGE, encoded by the coding sequence GTGGCACAGGACGTGCTTACTGACCTGAACAAGGTCCGCAATATCGGCATCATGGCCCACATCGATGCCGGTAAGACCACTACTACTGAGCGCATCCTTTTCTACACGGGTGTGAACCACAAGCTCGGTGAGACCCACGACGGTGCGTCGACCACCGACTGGATGGAGCAGGAAAAGGAACGCGGTATCACCATTACCTCCGCGGCCGTGACTTGCTTCTGGAACAAGAACCAGATCAACATCATCGATACCCCAGGCCACGTTGACTTCACCGTTGAGGTGGAGCGCTCGCTGCGCGTGCTCGATGGCGCCGTTGCCGTGTTCGATGGCAAGGAAGGCGTTGAGCCTCAGTCTGAGACCGTTTGGCGCCAGGCTGACAAGTACAACGTTCCACGTATCTGCTTCGTGAACAAGATGGACAAGCTGGGTGCTGATTTCTACTTCACCGTAGACACCATCATCAAGCGTCTGGGTGCCAAGCCGCTGGTTATGCAGCTGCCAATCGGCTCCGAGTCCGAGTTCACCGGCGTTGTGGACCTGCTGAGCATGAAGGCATTCGTTTGGGAAGGCGACGCCAAGGGCGACGTCACCATGGGTGCTGCTTACGAAACCCGCGAGATCCCTGCTGACTTGGTTGAGCGTGCTGAAGAGTACCGCGCCAAGCTGGTTGAGGATGTTGCTGAGGCTTCCGAAGAGCTCATGGAAAAGTACCTCGAAGGTGAAGAACTCTCCATCGAGGAACTCAAGGCTGGCATCCGCAAGCTGACCGTGAACTCCGAAGCTTACCCAGTATTCTGTGGTTCGGCCTTCAAGAACCGCGGCGTGCAGCCAATGCTCGACGCTGTTATCGATTTCCTGCCATCCCCACTGGACGTTGGCGCAATGGTCGGTCACGATCCAAAGAACGAAGAAATCGAGCTCACCCGTGAGCCTTCCGAGGATGCACCATTCTCGGCACTGGCTTTCAAGATTGCTGCTCACCCATTCTTCGGTCAGCTCAACTTCATCCGCGTTTACTCCGGCAAGGTAGAGTCCGGTGCTCAGCTGCTGAACTCCACCAAGCAGAAGAAGGAACGTGTTGGCAAGCTCTTCCAGATGCACTCCAACAAGGAGAATCCGGTAGACGAGATCCACGCAGGTCACATCTACGCTGTGATCGGCCTGAAGGATACCACCACCGGTGATACCCTTTGCGATCCAGCTAACCCAATCGTTCTTGAGTCGATGACCTTCCCGGATCCCGTGATCTTCGTGGCCATCGAACCTAAGACCAAGGGTGACCAGGAGAAGCTGTCGACCGCTATCCAGAAGCTGTCCGCAGAAGATCCAACCTTTACCGTTTCGTTGAACGAAGACACCGGCCAGACCGAAATCGGCGGCATGGGCGAGCTTCACCTCGACATCCTGGTTGACCGCATGAAGCGCGAATTCCGCGTGGAAGCAAACGTTGGTAAGCCACAGGTTGCATACCGCGAAACCATCAAGAAGGCTGTGGAGAAGGTTGACTTCACCCACAAGAAGCAGACCGGTGGTTCGGGTCAGTTCGCAAAGGTCCAGGTCTCCTTTGAGCCTCTGGAAGTTGTCGATGGCGTAACCTACGAGTTCAAGAACGCCGTTACCGGTGGTCGTGTGCCTCGTGAATACATCCCATCCGTTGACGCTGGTATCCAGGAAGCAATGCAGTACGGCATCTTGGCTGGCTACCCACTGGTTGGTGTGAAGGCTACCCTCATCGATGGTGCATACCACGATGTTGACTCCTCGGAAATGGCGTTCAAGATCGCTGGTTCGCAGGTATTCAAGGAAGGCGCACGCCGCGCTAACCCTGTTCTGCTCGAACCACTGATGAGCGTTGAAGTTCGTACCCCGGAAGAGTACATGGGCGACGTTATCGGCGACCTGAACTCCCGCCGTGGCTCGATCACCGAGATGTCCGACGCTGCAGGCGTCAAGGTCATCAAGGCTGGCGTTCCACTGTCTGAGATGTTCGGTTACATTGGTGACCTGCGTTCGAAGACCCAGGGTCGTGCAGTTTACTCGATGACCTTCGACAGCTACTCTGAGGTCCCGAAGGCTGTTGCCGACGAGATCGTTCAGAAGTCCCGCGGCGAGTAA
- the rpsG gene encoding 30S ribosomal protein S7, which translates to MPRKGPAPKRPLVSDPVFESPLVTQLINKVLVDGKKSTAERIVYGALEGAAAKSGTDAVSTLKKAMDNIRPALEVRSRRVGGATYQVPVEVKPGRATALALRWLVGYSKARREKTMIERLMNEILDASNGLGAAVKRREDTHKMAESNKAFAHYRW; encoded by the coding sequence ATGCCTCGTAAGGGTCCGGCGCCAAAGCGCCCACTAGTTTCTGATCCAGTCTTCGAATCCCCATTGGTCACCCAGCTGATCAACAAGGTTCTCGTCGACGGCAAGAAGTCCACTGCAGAGCGCATTGTTTACGGTGCACTCGAAGGTGCCGCTGCAAAGTCCGGTACCGACGCTGTTTCGACTCTCAAGAAGGCTATGGATAACATCCGCCCAGCCCTTGAGGTTCGTTCCCGCCGTGTCGGTGGCGCGACCTACCAGGTTCCTGTAGAGGTAAAGCCAGGCCGTGCAACCGCACTGGCTCTGCGCTGGTTGGTTGGCTACTCGAAGGCTCGCCGCGAGAAGACCATGATCGAACGTTTGATGAACGAGATCTTGGATGCATCGAACGGTCTGGGTGCCGCTGTGAAGCGTCGCGAAGACACTCACAAGATGGCCGAGTCCAACAAGGCCTTCGCACACTACCGCTGGTAA